One Pseudochaenichthys georgianus chromosome 4, fPseGeo1.2, whole genome shotgun sequence DNA window includes the following coding sequences:
- the c4h1orf52 gene encoding LOW QUALITY PROTEIN: UPF0690 protein C1orf52 homolog (The sequence of the model RefSeq protein was modified relative to this genomic sequence to represent the inferred CDS: inserted 1 base in 1 codon; deleted 1 base in 1 codon) encodes MTEEKKTGSLGFFSSYDDLSDSSDGSDSDEEGERRKKKPGTDAHGGGAQSSQHGTKRAAGGAPLPKPEELFGSVSKPAFLYNPLNKEIDWESLTVKAPEEPAREFKPWKTNAVPPPESYSSEPERKKGPPPGMDMAIKWSNVYEDNGEDAPQPFGGNARFFPXDEELSESDDESDKQGLSSKKRRVETFKQKEKRKRDQGQATSDKNFVERRKRILRQNDD; translated from the exons ATGACAGAAGAAAAGAAGACGGGCTCTTTGGGTTTCTTTTCGAGCTACGATGATCTGAGCGACAGCAGCGATGGCAGCGACTCCGACGAGGAGGGGGAACGTCGGAAGAAGAAGCCGGGGACAGACGCTCATGGCGGGGGAGCACAGTCCTCACAACACGGGACCAAACGAGCCGCCGGTGGAGCTCCGTTACCCAAACCTGAAGAGCTGTTCGGCTCCGTGTCCAAGCCTGCCTTCCTCTACAACCCGCTAAACAAGGAGATAGACTGGGAGAGTCTGACGGTCAAAGCTCCTGAAGAG CCTGCCAGAGAGTTCAAGCCATGGAAGACAAATGCTGTGCCCCCTCCTGAGAGCTACTCTTCAGAGCCAGAGAGGAAGAAGGGACCTCCCCCAGGCATGGACATGGCTATAAAGTGGTCCAATGTGTACGAGGACAATGGGGAAGATGCACCGCAGCCTTTTGGTGGCAACGCCCGATTCTTCC CCGATGAGGAACTCTCTGAATCAG ATGATGAATCAGACAAGCAAGGCCTGTCTTCCAAGAAACGTCGAGTGGAGACCTTTAAGCAGaaggagaagaggaagagggaCCAGGGACAAGCGACTTCTGACAAGAATTTCGTAGAGAGGAGG AAAAGGATCCTCAGGCAAAATGATGATTGA